The Prevotella herbatica genome contains the following window.
AAAATCAAATACAGTATGATGTGCAGCATTGGATGGCGATAACTGCACATGTTGAACACTCATACAATCAGAAGTTGGAGCACATCCCATATTGGATTTATCCATACAGGTTGCTACCATCACCTTACCACTATGCATGCAGCGCACTACATTAAAGCCCGTTCCCATTAAGAGAATAGTCATTGACAGTAGAACTGACATCAATATGTGGATATACTTCTTCATTTCAGCTGCAAATATACAGCATTTTCTGCGAATCTAAAATACCATATAGTAGGTATTTTGAGAAATGAAACGCAATTTTTATATTTGTTGTATGTTACTTTATTGCCCATACACTTTGTGAATAGGGATTGTAATTATGGATTATAACAACTAATTGTTAGAAATCTTTTAGAACAGATTGAGCTTGTTTTTTCTTGCTTCCTCCAAAGATAATATATTTTCCTGCTTTTGCTTATAGTTCTCACGCAGCGACTCATATTTACTATCAAGTTCGGCTCTTAGCTTGCGTTCTTCTTCGGCATTAAGCAAACGGGCAGCAACAAGGGCATTCTGTGAGGCATCTTTCATCCACACAACAGGACCGCCATATACAGGGGCTATCTTCAAGGCTACATGAAGCTGACTGGTCGTAGCACCACCAATCATAATTGGTATATCAAGATTGGCTTTGCGCATTTCTGTAGCTACATTCACCATTTCTTCAAGCGATGGAGTTATCAGTCCACTCAAACCTATTATATCAGCCTTCAACTCTATAGCCTTCTTAACAATCTGCTCGGCAGGAACCATAACTCCCAAATCAATAACATTATAGTTGTTGCACGCCATAACGACACCAACGATATTCTTGCCAATGTCATGAACATCGCCCTTGACAGTGGCAAGGATAACTGTTCCCATTTTAGAATATCCCTCTGTCTTCTCTGACTCTATATAAGGTTGCAAAATAGCTACTGCCTGCTTCATTGTTCGGGCGGTCTTGACAACCTGAGGTAGAAACATCTTACCCTCACCAAACAATACACCTACCTCATTCATTCCATTCATCAAAGGTCCTTCAATGATATTCACGGCATGAGGATACTTTGCAAGCGCTTCGTGTATGTCCTGTTCCAAATAGTCACCTATACCTTTTCGCAAGGCATAAGCAAGTCTACTTTCAAGATCATTGTTGCGCCATTCATCACTGGCTGAACTCTTAACAGAAACAGGACCACTATTACCTTCAGCTTTAGCTTTTTCCTCTTCTTCTTTTATCTTATTAGCCAAATCAATAAGCGTATCAGCTGCACCAGGTTTCCTGTTTAGTACAACATCCTCTATTATTGCAAGTTGATCTTCAGGAATATCAGAATATATAACCTTCGTAGCAGGGTTGACAATTCCGAAATCCATACCATTCTTTATGGCATAATACAAGAAAACTGCATGCATTGCCTCACGAATGTAGTTATTGCCTCTGAAAGAGAAAGACAAGTTACTCACTCCTCCACTGACATGAGCACCATGAAGATTATTCTTGATCCATTCAGTAGCGTTTAGAAAGTCGACAGCATAGTTATCATGCTCTTCTATTCCTGTAGCGATAGAAAGGATATTAGGGTCGAAAATTATATCAAGCGGATTCAGTCCAACTGTCTCTGTAAGAATATGATAAGCACGTGACGCAATTTCAATCTTACGTTCGTAGGTTGTGGCTTGTCCGATCTCGTCAAAACACATCACGACAACGGCAGCACCATACTTCTTAACGTCTCGTGCATGACTGATAAACTCTGCTTCTCCGTTTTTAAGTGATATGGAATTGACAATGCTCTTACCCTGAACACACTTCAGACCAGCAACGATCACATCCCATTTGCTGGAATCAATCATTATAGGAACTTTAGCGACATCAGGTTCTGAAGCCACAAGGTTAAGGAAATTAACCATTTCGGTCTGTGCGTCAAGCAATCCGTCATCCATGTTTACATCAATAACAAGGGCACCATCACTTACCTGTTTACGGGCTATGCTGAGAGCCTCATCATATTTCTTTTCCTGAATAAGACGCAAGAACTTACGACTTCCTGCAACATTGCAACGCTCACCGACATTGACGAACTGAACCTCTGGAGTGACATTAAGCAGTTCAAGACCACTAAGCCACATAGAACTAGATTTAGCGACAGGTACATGAGGCTTCTTTCCACGAGCCATTTCATCATACATCCTGATAAACTCATCAGTGGTGCCACAGCAACCACCAACGATGTTAACAAGTCCCTCATCAATAAACTCGGCAATCTGAGGCGACATGCTCTCGGCAGTCTCATCATAAAGTCCCATCGAGTTTGGTAGTCCGGCATTAGGATAAGCAGAAATATAATAAGGAGCCTTCTTGCAAAGTTCCTTAAGATAAGGTTTCATCTGGCGTGCACCAAACGAACAATTCAATCCTACAGAAAATATATTGTATTCGCTTATGCTTCCTAAAAAAGCATCCAAGGTCTGTCCGCTAAGAGTTCTTCCGGCAAGGTCGCTCACGGTGACACTGAGCATTATTGGAAGATCTAATCCACGCTCTTCCATAACAGTCTGCGCTACGTCAACAGCAATCTTTGCATTAAGAGTATCAAATATTGTTTCGATGAGCAATGCGTCTACACCGCCATCAAGGAGTCCATTTATCTGTTCTTTATAAGCATCAAACAAATCATCATAGGTAACATCCCTTGCAGCAGGATTACTTACATCTGGACTCATAGA
Protein-coding sequences here:
- the metH gene encoding methionine synthase, producing MRSLKKLAKEKILILDGALGTMVQSYNLCEDDFRGDMFADIKGQLKGNNDVLCLTKPEVIMDIHRRYLIAGADIIETNTFSSQRISQADYGLEAHSYDIALAGAKLARKAADEFNSDEKPRFVAGSIGPTNKTCSMSPDVSNPAARDVTYDDLFDAYKEQINGLLDGGVDALLIETIFDTLNAKIAVDVAQTVMEERGLDLPIMLSVTVSDLAGRTLSGQTLDAFLGSISEYNIFSVGLNCSFGARQMKPYLKELCKKAPYYISAYPNAGLPNSMGLYDETAESMSPQIAEFIDEGLVNIVGGCCGTTDEFIRMYDEMARGKKPHVPVAKSSSMWLSGLELLNVTPEVQFVNVGERCNVAGSRKFLRLIQEKKYDEALSIARKQVSDGALVIDVNMDDGLLDAQTEMVNFLNLVASEPDVAKVPIMIDSSKWDVIVAGLKCVQGKSIVNSISLKNGEAEFISHARDVKKYGAAVVVMCFDEIGQATTYERKIEIASRAYHILTETVGLNPLDIIFDPNILSIATGIEEHDNYAVDFLNATEWIKNNLHGAHVSGGVSNLSFSFRGNNYIREAMHAVFLYYAIKNGMDFGIVNPATKVIYSDIPEDQLAIIEDVVLNRKPGAADTLIDLANKIKEEEEKAKAEGNSGPVSVKSSASDEWRNNDLESRLAYALRKGIGDYLEQDIHEALAKYPHAVNIIEGPLMNGMNEVGVLFGEGKMFLPQVVKTARTMKQAVAILQPYIESEKTEGYSKMGTVILATVKGDVHDIGKNIVGVVMACNNYNVIDLGVMVPAEQIVKKAIELKADIIGLSGLITPSLEEMVNVATEMRKANLDIPIMIGGATTSQLHVALKIAPVYGGPVVWMKDASQNALVAARLLNAEEERKLRAELDSKYESLRENYKQKQENILSLEEARKNKLNLF